GGTCTTCTTACTCCGTCGCCATCTCTAATGTGTATGAATCTACAGTATGTTGTGAAACGGTTCTTTTTCCACTTTACCTCCTGATTATGGTTTTTATGACTGGAGCTCACCCAATACAACATCAATGATTTGAGTGCTGAAATAAGGTTTAGATAATTATTCGTCCCAATCAATATTTGATTTCCTTTGTCCCCCTGTTCAGTTGATTGAACGCTTCAGTGGGAGGCTCCCTGGTTACATGGGTTATGGTAGTGATAAGTTTTCTTTTAGTCATGTCGAAGATGTTGTGCAAGGGCACATTGCAGCAATGCACCGAGGTCAACCTGGTGAAAGATATCTACTCACAGGAGAAAACGCTTCATTCATGCATGTTTTTGACATGGCTGCCGTTATAACTGGAACGAAGAGGCCAAGTTTTCATATCCCGTTATTGATGGTTGACATGTATGGATGGGTGTCAGTTTTCTTCTCCAGGATTACAGGAAAGCTTCCACTTGTTAGCCCTCCGGTAAGCTTCATCACTTCTACTGGATCTGCTCAAACTGAAGTCCTCACTTTGTCTGGTTGTGTGTGACCTTTCTGGGTCTTTCTTGTTGAGGGTGTTAAGAGTATTGCATTATAGAAACCTAGGCATTCTAAGAGCTTTTGTAAAATCTGTTAACAGACTATCTAGGGCAACCTTATAACCTCTGTGAGAACCAAACTAAATACTTTGTTTTTGGGTTCTacttaataagaaattattaaattctCAAGCAAGCAATGTTATTTGCTTCTCCAGGTTACCTAATGAGCAACTCTTATTGAGGATTGAGTGTATATAGCATTGCTCGTCGCATTAAGTCTCTTGGTCATGTTTAACATTCCCGCTTGATTCGTTGCGGGATAGTTCCAAGTAGCGGATTCTAGCATCGTCTCTGTTTTGTTGATGTTCTGCTGTGGTGTTTGGCTGGGTAAGCCACAATGCTTTGTAgatcaatttctcaaatcagTCTTATATAGCATATATCTGGCATTATTCTTTATGAAGTTGTTGAAAAGTACATATGCTTTTGCAGACTGTTCAAGTGTTAAGACATCAGTGGGCATATTCTTGCGACAAGGCCAAAGTTGAGCTTGATTATAAGCCCAGAAGCCTGAGAGAAGGGCTTGAAGAGATGATTCCTTGGTTGAAGAACTTGGGTCAAATAAAATACTGAAAAACACGGGACTTTCGTGAATAGAATAATGAAGCTGCTCTCCATTGTTGTGGCTGGTTGAGATGACAGATACTTGAAGGCTTCTTATGCAGCCTTCCTGAGTCTACCATAATCTTCCTGGTCCATGTCTTTGCAAGAAAGAGATGTTTCATGGATAGCGAAACTCAGTCTTAAGAAATACATCATGTCCCGGTTAACAGCCACTGAGGTTGAGGTGGGAAAAGATGGTTCATTGGCATGTTATTCTTGTGATCTCATAGCTGAGCCACTGGGGTTCACGCTTCATGCGGAGGATGTGCATTTTCCAGCAGCAAGAAGATGCTTTTCGTATCATGTAAGGCTGTGTTTTAGTATTCTGATGATATGAGACAATCTTGGACTCTGATTTCATCGTAAAGAATGCTTGTTGTTTAGTTGGAACCAATGAACTTAGTATGAGATGAGATAGCTACCATGAGTTCTGTTGATCGATGCACTAACTTAAAAATGTTATAGACATGGACTCCCCACTTTCCTCGCGCCGCCATGGGCGGCGGAAATTTGCGTACTTCCTCTCTGACCCTGATGAAGACAAAGCAGTCCCGGGAGACAAATCTTTTATCGCTGGCCGGATGTGATCCATTTCAATTCATTGGATCTGAACCCAATCAATCCGGAGCCAAAAACCATGCCTCACAATAAGGATCGTAACAATTCATAATGCTCTGCCGTCCCGGCGCACACTTTGGGCTGGCAACGCCCTAGCATTTTCGGCTGATGTATGGGTTGACACTGCAGTACTTGGCGTCGCCGCCCACTTAAAAATGGCTTTGTACGTTCAAAAGCTTACaagaaagaataaattttgtagggaaaatattcaatattaatcAAATTCTAGACACTAAACGTGATCCATGCCCCCTCAATCTTTACTAATTCACCAAGTTACGAAATTTAGGATGGGCATCGGCCGAGGCAAAACTAGTCATGCGCAAGTATTTAGCGAGGCATTTCAAATAACTTAATTGTTGGGTCATATTCTCAAGACTTTATGAGTGATGAGTGTGGGGTTTGAGGCTATGCAGTTAAACCAAGAATTGACCACAATGCAAatcgattcttttccttttcttaaaaaaaaaaaaattattcagtccaatttgagaaaattataaacTAAGCAGGACTAAGGTCGATATAAAATCGAGCCAAATCAAACTAAACCAccgtttgttttgcggaaaacaattgatttgaaaaacattttcctaaaaatggtaGTTTgtattgtttaaaataattaggtaatgaaattttttttattatcaacaaaaatttatatccaaacattttcataaatgatgaaaatatattttatttatttatttttgtgggtgaaatttaatcaatcatttttagaaaaatattttctaaatcatcaattttttacGAAATGATCACACTCCAAGttattcaatttgaaatcaaaaaatcaaatccaattTTCTCTCACCTTCTTTAGGAATagatttataaatattttaaaatttatcagaTGCATTAAATCTCAACTTACAAGATCTATTTCAGAATAACAAAACTCAATTTAacctcttttttcttaaaaggggaaaaaaaaaaaaaaaaataagcctGGAGCCATTTTTTCCCCGCTTCCCGCCTCTATATATATGATTCCCTCCGATTTCCGATCGTTtccaaaatccacaaaaatttgAAGTCTCTGCTTCTGCGCAGACGCACCGAACTCCATCGCCGATCGTCACGCTCCATCGTCGTCGAAGATGCTTTCATCTCTCAAGTGAGTTTCCCGAGCTCCGCTAGATTCTCATCCATGTCCTCTTCGCGATTCTCAGTTTCGGCTCTTGTTCTCTCGTTGATGTTCAGAGCCGAAGAGCAGAGCCTGCTGCCGATCGTGGAACGAGAAGACGTCGGCGACGAAGAAGACCTGTTCCAAACGATCGACAAACGTAAGTTAGGCCAAAACGGAGTGTAGCGTAGGCGACCGCTCTCTGTTCATGTCATCGCTTTCGCGATGAGTTTCGGTGGTGCGTCGTGTTTAGGCTCGCGAGGCGAAGATTCAGTGATTTTCCGATCGCCGAGGCGATTATTGATTTGGCTGATTCGTTGCATTCTGAGATGATTTGCGGTGATTTTCTCGTTGTGGAAAGTCGTCTCGGTCTCTGTTCTGAAGTTAAAATAGGATGCAAATGGTTCGACGGAGCTAAATCTCTGTGGATGTCGATATTAAGTGGCTCTTAATGCTGCTGAGCAGATGAGCTCGATTTCAGTTTGATCGCTCAGCTTAGCTCGATTTTCCTGGAGCATCACGGTGAATCCATTAGTGTTTTTACCTCTCAACCTTTCTCTGGAACTTGTCCATAGTTTTTTGTCTTCTGATCATACAAGAGCAATTCGGcctttgttattttcatttcatcGATAACGAACGTTGTATGTCttattttccatgtatttgTGACATAGCCGAATTAATAACGAATATCCTAAGCTAAATTCGTCAATAATCACTGTTGGAACGCTAGATTGTCATGGATCATCTAGGAAATGCTTTTATCCTGATATTTTACATTCAGTGAgttgttttaattttctttctctgaaatgttctcttcttcttttttttttgcagttatTTCTCAGGGAATAAATGCTGGAGATGTGAAAAAGCTCCAGGATGCAGGAATCTACACTTGTAATGGCTTGATGATGCATACAAAGAAGGTATATCTGATCTTCAGTCCTGAGAATTAAGTTGAGGCACCTCTTCTTATTTGGCTAAGGtgatttcctctttctttgttttgtttgtagCATTTAACTGGAATAAAAGGATTATCTGAGGCAAAAGTTGACAAGATATGTGAAGCAGCTGAAAAGATAGTGGTTAGAGCTTTTATTATTCTTATCCTGAGATGGTGGCTCCAATCAATTTGAACTTCTAGAAGCATCCCGCATTGACTTCCCTTCGTTTCATCAGAATTTTGGCTATATTACTGGAAGTGATGCTCTGCTCAAAGTAAGTTATTAATTCTGCAAACTTTGAGCTAAAATGGTTCGGAATACCTCAATGAGTCATTGACCCTTGAAATAAAAGCTTGCAAATTAGCATAAGTGTTACTCAAAGTACTTTTAATGTCTTCATTTCCAGAGAAAGTCGGTTGTTCGCATCACAACTGGAAGCCAAGCCCTCGATGAGCTTTTAGGCGGTAATAGACTTTCTTTTGCAGACTGTGTGTCTTATTCTTCATGCATTTCAACAGAAACAAATTTCACTGGTTTGGCGATGTTAAACAGGTGGTATTGAAACTCTGGCTATTACAGAAGCATTTGGTGAATTTCGGTGAAAAGCACAGTCCAGAAACACTACCTTTGATGAACTTTTAGTTGCTTTTGTTAATTGGCTTTCTTAGAAAATGCTGCTAACGTCACCTCAGGTCTGGGAAAACACAACTTGCACATACCCTGTGTGTTACTACTCAGGTTGGTCTGAATTGGGTATTAGGTTTCTGTCATTAACTTCTGTTGCAATTTTTGTTTAGATGAACAATGCCAAATAGTAACATAATTATTGAATTTCTACAAAGAATTAAGATGTGGGCGATCTTGGCATCAGAACGTGTGTATTAGGTGATTCTGTAAGTATGGCACTCTCATTTTCTGTAATCTGCAGTCAGTATACTGGAACACATATACAGTGGCTCAAACCAAGTAGGAAAAAGGCCAGAAGAGTTTGTTTACCATGTCATAAACGAGTAAAAGCCTTAATTATTGTTGGACTCAGACTCGGGTTGATCATTAGTTGAATGTGATGCTTGAAGATACTCTACTTTATTGGCAAATCCTACAACAGTGTTACCCCTGTTTTCAATCATTCTTTATCAATGATTTGTGGATTCCACGTTcgtaaaaaaatttcagctGCCAACTCACATGAGAGGAGGAAATGGCAAGGTAGCTTATATCGACACAGAAGGAACTTTGTATCCTATTATAATCTGTCTATTTTTCTTGACCTCTACAAAGTTGCTTGTGTTTCATAATCGTCTCATGTCCATGTAAGTGCATGTGCACTTTCTTAACTTAGTACTCCTGCAGTCGCCCTGATCGAATCATACCAATTGCTGAGAGATTTGGAATGGATCCTGGTGCGGTCCTAGATAATGTAAGCTTAGCTTTTTATCCTGGTGGTGGCAACTCTTCCTTCTTTTGCATCAAGTGTACTTGCTATAACCTAGTCTTTCCATCAATTTCAGATCATTTATGCCCGTGCCTATACTTATGAGCATCAGTACAACTTGCTTCTTGGTTTGGCTGCCAAAATGTCTGAAGAACCATTTAGGTTACTGGTAAGACACTGGttgagaatcaaaattttctaaGGTGTGGATGCTTGACCTTAGGAGAGTGCGATTTTCAGATCGTGGATTCAGTGATCGCTCTCTTCCGAGTGGATTTTACTGGAAGAGGAGAACTTGCAGAGCGCCAGGTTGGTCTCGCAACCATCAAATCATGCGACTTTTGATTCTTTGGCTCATCTGATTTGACACTAATAGACTTCGAATTGCAGCaaaaattagcacaaatgctCTCACGTATAATTAAGATAGCTGAGGAATTTAACGTCGCAGTCTACATGACCAACCAAGGTATTGCATCACATCCCATATGTCCCACATCGTCATCCTACCATTAAAAGATCTTATCCAATTTAGCCCTTTGCTCAAAGATAGCAATTTGGGGACTGCACTAAGCTCATGCTAATTTGTGAAATCTCAAGGACCACCTATTTAGTGTAAACCAGTGATACATAGAGTAGCTGCAGTCCAGAAGTTAGGAAAAAAGATGATTTTTGACGACTTTatctttgatttatttgttcCAGTCATAGCTGATCCAAGTGGTGGCGTATTCATAtcagacccaaagaaaccagcAGGTGGGCATGTTCTGGCTCATGCAGCCACAATTAGGTTGATGTTTAGGAAAGGCAAAGGTGAGCAGCGCGTTTGCAAGATGTTTGATGCCCCCAACCTCCCCGAAGCAGAGGCTATATCCTTTTTGCGCTGGATCTTTGTCTAGCCATAcactttaaaattgaaatttaccTGAATATACTGCAGAGACTAAGTCAAACATGGAGAAATCCATATCGAAATCGGAGAGAAAGTCGATAATCTAAATATGGACTAGGTGGAGACCTCATTTAAGCATGATATTACAATATACTTGATGTTGCATGGAGATCCATGAACAcgttgaatatatatattgtgtaaaggcattaaacaaaaaaagtggATGACGAGAATTCTTCTAAGGACTGGTTTGATTAGGTGTGCAGCCTGTGCTACGTATACGGTGCACATCTCATCATGTCAATAAGAGAAGACTGATTTGTTCCGTAGTGTTAAACTTGACAAACACACGTTTTTCAGATAACACCAGGAGGGATAGCTGATGCAAAGGACTAGAGAGGTCTCTACAACAAGGGCAATAAGGCCAGGCAAAGTGCCTTTTTTGTTTCTGCAATTTGATATTAGTAAGCGTATCGACAGCTTCCTCTATCTTCCTTCACATTAAGTTTGTATTGGCATGTGTTAACAGCTCAAAAATTGCACGATTGACTGCTGCTTTAGCCTCAATTTCTAACATGCTATCACTGTCTGTTATCAACGTTACCCTTTTGTGTTAAGTCGATTTCCATATCTGAACCAGCATGCTCCAAGTTTTTTTGGTCCACGTCTTTCAACAATATCGTCCCGGTCTAGTTTACTACAAGAGATAACAGTAACACAAAAGACATCTAAGCGAAAGAACGTAACATTGAATCAACTCTGCGTGATGGCTAAATGAAATGCCAGAAAAATATTATTGCACATAGCATCATCAGCTTTCTTAAAGGCTTGGTTTCAGAAATTTATGTGAAAAATCTCCATGACGAAGATCAGTTTGTATTAAGCATCAAATTGAGGAATCAGAGTCGAATTTGATGCCTTCAAAACTAAAAACTTACCCAAGCCCTAGAAAATTCACTATAGACGGAAGATTGAATGGGGCAGTTAGCGAATGAAGTGAAGGTGGATCAATTTTACTTCATTGGATCCAATTGCCCTCAATGTATATGAGAGGGATTTCTTGGACGAGGGGCCAATAGTGGTCAGTGAGTATTGAGCATCAATTTTTTAGAATCTTGCATCCATGTATGTTCAATTGTTGGAGGGAAGGAGGCCATCATCTGGCAAGTACCTCAACTTCAAAGATATAGAATTAtacagaaaaattcaaaaacaaaatgcCACTAAACTTCACAGAGATTTGTATATTTCAActtattaatgaataatattcGACTGAAAAGCagttaattcaaatttttcgtgcaaaaaaataaaataaaaaagtttggcTCCATATTTCATCAATGAATTCCAACACCCCCACCCCATCCTGGCTCCATCGGTATTCCCTTAAGGTGGGAATTAATCTGAAACCCCCATTAATCTTGACGAAGATGGATTACTACAAGGCCAAATGCACTGTCCCAGACAGTATCCGCAACTAATTACCGCAACCTAAATCAATGAATGAAGAATTTCGAATGTGAGTTCGTATCAATAAGAGACACAACTTTTGTCAGCATGCAATCACAACATTCCAAGGGAAAAGACTTGAAGAAAGATGTACAATTTACTTCCACTGGTTCAGACGAGAGATGAACAGCATACTTCGACATCTATAAATTTATACAATAACAATTGCAACATCTCAAGTCAAAACCGCAGCACAAACTTCCCAGAGGCAACTAAGGGCACGTTTAACGTTTCTGTTCcgcaaaacaattttttatgagaaatagcttctttttttttttttttttttgttcctggaaacaatttctgagtataagaatgtgtttagtaaatttgtataattttgttatttctttaaatttttcaatatttttattatattttcctttttttcttcttttttttttccctcttcctcctttgtggtcggtcgtcggccacggcggcggccggcgactaGCCGGACGGGGTCCAACAAGcttgccgagcctcgccgaggccaTCGCGAGGTTCGGCCTTGCCGCTgactaggcgagctcggcctcaccaaatttgggtgagctca
The window above is part of the Eucalyptus grandis isolate ANBG69807.140 chromosome 6, ASM1654582v1, whole genome shotgun sequence genome. Proteins encoded here:
- the LOC104449339 gene encoding meiotic recombination protein DMC1 homolog is translated as MLSSLKAEEQSLLPIVEREDVGDEEDLFQTIDKLISQGINAGDVKKLQDAGIYTCNGLMMHTKKHLTGIKGLSEAKVDKICEAAEKIVNFGYITGSDALLKRKSVVRITTGSQALDELLGGGIETLAITEAFGEFRSGKTQLAHTLCVTTQLPTHMRGGNGKVAYIDTEGTFRPDRIIPIAERFGMDPGAVLDNIIYARAYTYEHQYNLLLGLAAKMSEEPFRLLIVDSVIALFRVDFTGRGELAERQQKLAQMLSRIIKIAEEFNVAVYMTNQVIADPSGGVFISDPKKPAGGHVLAHAATIRLMFRKGKGEQRVCKMFDAPNLPEAEAVFQITPGGIADAKD